Genomic window (bacterium):
TACGGCGAGGTCCTGAGTGGAGTGTTTATCGCGCTCGTGGGGCTTGTGTTTCTGCTGTGGACAGGGGTGTGACGCGCTAGCCCTGGACGCGCGGCCTGACTTCAGCCGCGAAACGCTCGAGGACGTTCAGCATCTCGGGGACCGTTCCCACCGTGAAGTCGAACACGAAATGCTGGACGCCCGCGGTCATGTACGCCCGCAGGTCCTCGACGATCTGTCCCGGCGGCCCTGAGAGCGGGAGGCGGGCCGCGCCACCGGCTCCGCTCAGGGCGAGCGGGGCCTTAAACGAGATCGTGATCCCGGCGGAGTCGCGCCCGGCCCCCTCAGTGAGGTCCCGCAGCCGGCGCACCCGAGTGGAGAGCTCGGGCGGGTGCAATGTCACCGGGGGCCGAAGGCCGATCGGGTGCCATCCGTCGCCGATCGCCGCGACGCGTTTGAGCGCTCCTTCGCTGCTGCCGCCGATCCAGATGGGGATGTGTGGCTGACGGACAGGATGGGGACGCACGGCTCCGGCTTCAGGAATATGCATGAACCGGCCCTCGTAGGCGATCCGCGGTTTCGTCCAGACCGCTTTCATGATCCGCAGATACTCGAGCGTCCTGGCCGCCCGACCCTCGAACGGGATGCCGAGGGCTGCGAACTCCTCGCGCCACCAGCCGATTCCCGCGCCCAGGATGATTCTCCCGCCGGAGAGGTAGTCGGCCGTGGCGAGTGCTTTGGCCGTGAACACAGGATTGCGGTACGGAATCACGAGCACGCTTATGCCGATCGTGATACGTTCGGTGACGGTCGCCAGGTACGTGACGGCCGTCAGCGGTTCCAGCCAGGGTTCGTCCGGTCCCAACGGAAAGGCGCCGGTGGGGGAGTAGGGATAAGGAGAGCGGCTCTCGACCGGGATCAGTAAGCGATCCGTCACCCAGATTGAGTCATACCCCAGGGCGTCCGCCCGCCGGGCGAGTGCGGTGATGGATTCCCGGTCGGCGAGGACCCCGCGTCCCTGCAATGAGAAGCCGAACTTGACGTTCATGGCGATCCCTTCGGCGGAGACGACCGCACAGCCCTCTTCACAATGTCCGGCCCGCCGCGGACCACAAGGAGAAGGACGTCACACGGCGAAAGCCGCTTCCCACGACTCCCACCCGGTTCAGCTCCCGGTCGATCCCTGGGGGGGACCGGAGGATACACGCTCGTCAGGAGGGCGCAATGCGACCGATTCTGCAGTGGGTCTTGCTCGGGCTCGCCGGTCTCTCGCTCGTCCTTCCCGCTCAACTCGCGACGGGGGCCCCTCCTTCGGGAAGTACCTTTGTCTTCGCGCGCCCCGAGGAGACGGAGACCCTGGATCCCGAACGGACCA
Coding sequences:
- a CDS encoding LLM class F420-dependent oxidoreductase produces the protein MNVKFGFSLQGRGVLADRESITALARRADALGYDSIWVTDRLLIPVESRSPYPYSPTGAFPLGPDEPWLEPLTAVTYLATVTERITIGISVLVIPYRNPVFTAKALATADYLSGGRIILGAGIGWWREEFAALGIPFEGRAARTLEYLRIMKAVWTKPRIAYEGRFMHIPEAGAVRPHPVRQPHIPIWIGGSSEGALKRVAAIGDGWHPIGLRPPVTLHPPELSTRVRRLRDLTEGAGRDSAGITISFKAPLALSGAGGAARLPLSGPPGQIVEDLRAYMTAGVQHFVFDFTVGTVPEMLNVLERFAAEVRPRVQG